In Marinobacter sp. M3C, the genomic stretch GCATCATTCTGCTAAGTACTGAAGGCCTTCCGGGCAGTGTTGTCGGTGACCGCGTTGGGGTGACCTCCGAAACGGTGAATAAGTGGCGAAATCGTTTCAAGGCGCGCCGGGTTGCAGGCCTGACTGATGCGCCCAGAACCGGTCGGCCTCGAACCATAAATGATCAAAAGGTTACTGATTTAATTAATAAAACGCTCAGGGAAAAGCCAAAAAATGCTACCCACTGGTCGACTAACCTGATGGCAAAAGAGGCCGGATTGAGCGCTATGTCGGTGAGTCGAATCTGGCGGGCTTTCGGTTTGAAGCCACATCGCCATGATACCTTCAAGCTGTCTACCGACCCCCATTTTGTAGCCAAGGTTCACGATATCGTTGGCTTGTACATGAACCCGCCAACGAAGGCGTTGGTGCTGTGTGTTGATGAGAAGAGTCAGATACAAGCCATCAATCGAACTCAGCCAGCGCTACCCCTGTCCTTCGGGCACACGGAAACCAGAACACATGATTACGTCCGACACGGCACCACAACGCTGTTCGCGGCACTTGATATAGCGACCGGGGAAGTGATCGGCAGGCTTCATCGCCGACACCGTGCAACGGAGTTCCTGGCCTTTTTAAAAGAGATTGATCGCGCGGTTCCGCACGATATGGACGTTCATCTAGTCATGGACAATTACGGGACGCACAAAACGGCAAAGGTGCGCGCCTGGTTTGCCGCGAGGCCTCGCTATCACGTGCATTTCACGCCGACTTCAGCGTCCTGGATCAATCAAGTCGAGCGGTTCTTTGGGCTGATTTCAGAGCGCTGGATTAAACGAAATTCACATCGCAGTACACGAGAGCTTGAGAGCTCGATCAAAGACTATCTGAAGATTTACAATGACGACCCGAAACCCTTTGAATGGCATAAATCTGCCGACCAGATTATTGAGTCAATCGCTAGATTATCAGACAAACTCAATAAACAAACGGACTTCTGTTAAGAGACACTAGGAAAACACTGATTAATTCAGCTTGAGTCTCTGATTTGGTCAAACAAAATTCTCGATAATCAAATCGACCAGGAACGATCATGGAGCAGGCGATTTCGTCGACACGAAAAAGAAGATTGGACGTGAGCGGTTTTTGGCCGAGATGGAACAGGTCGTGCCCTGGCCGACTAGGCACTGGAGGATGCCGTTTATGGCAGCCAGGTACCCGCACGACTGCTAGAAAGCTACCTAGTTCCCATCCATAAACATAAAGCCCTGAATCAGGTACCGCCGAAGACGGCCATTGGCAAAGCGCTGCATTACCTGACCAGTCAATGGGAAAAACTGACGGTATTCATGACGGACGGTCGCATCCTGTTGGATAACAACCCGGCGGAGAGTGCCATTAGCCCGTTGGCTCTTTAGCCAAACACCAAAGGGCGCGCACGCCAGCGCCAGACTCTACAGCCCGAGCCAATGGCATTGAGCCCCTACACTAATATGGTGGAAGTGCTCGTCAAGCTGCCTTCAACGACAACCGACGATCAACTTGACCGGCTATTGCCCTGAAACCAGGGCGAAACCATTCCTGTAGTTCGCGGAGCGCTGACGCCTAATACTAGTACCGACCCGAAGGCTAAATCCGTCTCCAGGTGCTTTAACTTCGCCTAAAAGGTGAGGTTAAAGCCAAAATTGGCGATTTTGTCGGTAAAACTGGACTATTAAATGTAGAATGAGAAAAAGGATTATTTCTCAGGCGGAATTTGGTTAGCTTGCAATTAGTTGCCGTCGCTCTTTAATTAATCAGCGTTTTCCTAAGTGAGTAATACCGAGAGCAGGGAGGTTGAGACATGGAGGGGGCAACAACTATCTTTACTCTTGGTCCTGAGCCGAGGGTTGGTCTCGATCTTCCATGGCAATATATGTGACGTTATGATTTGAATCTTGGATCCTGGATTCAAGTATTAAGTGCAGCACCGCTCGTATCCAAGCCCCCTGAGTATTCGCCCCAGAA encodes the following:
- a CDS encoding IS630 family transposase, which translates into the protein MARIARPLEVSDSERKELESWLRRQRMPAAEQLRARIILLSTEGLPGSVVGDRVGVTSETVNKWRNRFKARRVAGLTDAPRTGRPRTINDQKVTDLINKTLREKPKNATHWSTNLMAKEAGLSAMSVSRIWRAFGLKPHRHDTFKLSTDPHFVAKVHDIVGLYMNPPTKALVLCVDEKSQIQAINRTQPALPLSFGHTETRTHDYVRHGTTTLFAALDIATGEVIGRLHRRHRATEFLAFLKEIDRAVPHDMDVHLVMDNYGTHKTAKVRAWFAARPRYHVHFTPTSASWINQVERFFGLISERWIKRNSHRSTRELESSIKDYLKIYNDDPKPFEWHKSADQIIESIARLSDKLNKQTDFC